In a single window of the Nodularia spumigena CCY9414 genome:
- the pstC gene encoding phosphate ABC transporter permease subunit PstC: MKNLSNSPYNNSLPLNDENIELIAKDGIKGWFDQGFTWLVYTFAGMTVAVLFVMSWIVFQEARPAIAKFGIKFLWGQNWDVNNEIFGALPYIYGTLVSSAIAIIFAFPVGLAVALVTSENFVPVSIQTTLAFVVQLIAAIPSVIVGLWGIFIFIPVLEPLQKWIAKYFSWIPLFNTTDPFGTNMLTAGIILAIMILPTIAAISREVLLAIPKELRSASMALGSTRWETIFRVLLPAGFSGIVSATMLALGRALGETMAVTMVIGNSAQISASLLDPAYTIPSVIANEFAEANPGLHIGALTYLGLVLFAVTLAVNIGAVLLIQLVGKKNR; the protein is encoded by the coding sequence TAATTCATTGCCTCTAAATGATGAAAATATTGAATTGATAGCTAAGGATGGCATAAAAGGTTGGTTTGACCAAGGATTTACATGGCTCGTCTATACTTTTGCCGGGATGACTGTGGCGGTGCTATTTGTGATGAGTTGGATTGTTTTTCAAGAAGCTCGACCAGCTATTGCTAAGTTTGGGATAAAGTTTTTATGGGGGCAAAATTGGGATGTAAATAATGAGATTTTCGGTGCTTTACCTTATATATATGGAACTTTGGTAAGTAGTGCGATCGCAATTATTTTTGCTTTCCCTGTAGGTTTAGCAGTTGCATTGGTTACTAGTGAAAATTTTGTCCCAGTTTCTATACAAACAACTCTAGCATTTGTGGTTCAGTTAATTGCCGCAATTCCCAGTGTAATTGTTGGTTTATGGGGAATTTTTATTTTTATTCCAGTTTTAGAACCCTTACAAAAGTGGATAGCCAAATATTTTAGTTGGATACCACTATTTAATACGACAGACCCTTTTGGGACAAATATGTTAACTGCGGGAATTATCCTAGCAATTATGATTCTGCCCACAATAGCAGCAATTAGCCGTGAGGTGTTATTAGCAATTCCTAAAGAATTACGTAGTGCATCTATGGCTTTGGGTAGTACCCGTTGGGAAACAATTTTTCGAGTGTTGCTACCTGCTGGATTTTCAGGAATTGTCAGCGCCACAATGCTGGCTTTAGGAAGAGCTTTGGGCGAAACAATGGCTGTGACTATGGTGATTGGTAATTCTGCTCAAATCAGTGCTTCTTTATTAGATCCAGCTTACACAATCCCTTCTGTCATAGCTAATGAATTTGCCGAAGCCAACCCAGGATTACACATCGGGGCTTTAACTTATCTGGGATTAGTTTTGTTTGCAGTGACTCTGGCGGTGAATATTGGTGCTGTTCTTCTGATACAGTTGGTTGGTAAGAAAAATCGCTAA
- the pstA gene encoding phosphate ABC transporter permease PstA: MDGYQKSEIEQSLTTELFSPLPKSRQLFTYLMNAIALGLTVVALIPLLSILWEIIARGISGLKLEMFVNPVIDFGFGNAILGTATIVTIAAILSVPVGILTGIFLAEFGRTHPVANFVRFITNILTGVPSIIVGVFAYGVIVLVTKKFSAIAGGFALATIMLPVIVLTTEEALKLVPIDQRLASAALGGTRFQTTFRIVVTTAIPGITTGILLAVARAAGETAPLIFTALFSLNWSTGLLSPTASLPVLIFNLYNDPDPEKHQLVWTTSIVLLGLVLCVSIISRLVTRKMKIK; encoded by the coding sequence ATGGATGGTTATCAAAAGTCGGAAATAGAGCAATCTTTAACTACTGAATTATTCAGCCCTTTACCAAAATCAAGGCAGCTATTTACTTATTTAATGAATGCGATCGCCTTGGGATTAACGGTTGTAGCTTTAATTCCTTTATTATCCATTTTGTGGGAAATTATCGCACGGGGAATATCTGGACTAAAGCTAGAAATGTTTGTCAATCCTGTAATTGATTTTGGATTTGGTAATGCTATTTTAGGAACAGCAACAATTGTTACCATTGCCGCTATATTAAGTGTTCCCGTGGGTATATTAACGGGGATATTTTTAGCAGAATTTGGACGTACTCACCCAGTAGCTAATTTTGTACGCTTTATCACTAATATTCTCACTGGTGTTCCTTCCATTATTGTGGGTGTATTCGCTTACGGTGTCATTGTTTTAGTAACTAAAAAATTTAGTGCGATCGCTGGGGGCTTTGCCTTAGCTACAATCATGCTACCCGTAATCGTCCTCACAACCGAAGAAGCTTTAAAACTCGTCCCCATAGACCAACGTCTCGCCTCCGCAGCTTTAGGAGGTACTCGCTTTCAAACTACTTTTCGCATCGTAGTTACAACTGCCATTCCTGGAATTACCACAGGTATTCTCTTAGCCGTCGCCCGTGCAGCTGGGGAAACAGCACCCCTAATTTTTACCGCTTTGTTTAGTCTAAATTGGTCAACAGGATTACTCAGCCCAACCGCTTCCTTACCAGTATTAATTTTCAACCTCTACAACGACCCCGACCCGGAAAAACATCAATTAGTCTGGACTACTTCTATAGTCCTACTTGGCTTAGTTTTATGTGTCAGTATTATCTCTCGCTTAGTGACTCGTAAAATGAAAATTAAGTAA
- the pstB gene encoding phosphate ABC transporter ATP-binding protein PstB gives MNTLTTAIQVKNLSFYYSSTKAIEKVSLDIYQNQVTALIGPSGCGKSTLIKSLNRIGELESSVKVEGRVEFFGQNIYDPRINLNRLRRQIGMVFQKPNPFPMSIYENIAYGMRIAGKCSQTELDAVVESALKGAALWDEVKDKLNKSALSLSGGQQQRLCIARALAVKPKVLLMDEPCSALDPIATMKIEELIHSLRSELTIAIVTHNMQQATRVSDFTAFFSTDESRIGQMVEFGVTNQIFNNPLDSRTHDYVSGRFG, from the coding sequence ATGAACACATTAACAACAGCGATTCAAGTCAAAAATCTCAGCTTTTACTACAGCAGCACCAAAGCAATTGAAAAGGTTTCATTAGATATTTATCAAAATCAAGTAACTGCACTTATCGGTCCTAGTGGTTGTGGTAAATCCACCTTAATCAAGAGTCTTAATCGTATTGGCGAATTAGAAAGTTCGGTGAAAGTAGAAGGACGTGTAGAGTTTTTTGGTCAAAATATTTATGACCCCCGCATCAACTTAAATCGACTACGCCGCCAAATTGGTATGGTCTTCCAAAAACCAAATCCTTTTCCCATGAGCATTTACGAAAATATTGCTTATGGTATGAGAATAGCTGGTAAATGTTCGCAAACAGAATTAGATGCAGTCGTGGAATCTGCCTTGAAAGGAGCTGCTCTGTGGGATGAAGTTAAAGATAAGCTAAATAAATCAGCTTTAAGTCTTTCTGGCGGTCAGCAACAACGACTTTGCATTGCTCGTGCTTTAGCCGTCAAACCAAAAGTACTGCTGATGGATGAACCTTGTTCGGCTCTGGACCCCATCGCCACAATGAAAATTGAGGAACTAATCCATAGTTTGCGCTCTGAATTAACCATTGCTATTGTGACTCACAATATGCAGCAAGCCACTCGTGTTTCAGATTTCACAGCTTTTTTCAGCACCGATGAAAGTCGTATTGGTCAAATGGTTGAATTTGGTGTGACAAATCAGATATTTAACAACCCTCTAGATTCCCGAACCCATGACTATGTTTCAGGACGTTTTGGCTAG
- a CDS encoding phosphate ABC transporter ATP-binding protein — protein sequence MTQLIPAIKVKNLSFFYNTKKIFENISMDIYQSKVTAIIGPSGCGKSTFIKCLNRMIELEPKAQIEGRVEFFNQNIYERRVNLNRLRRQISMVLPKPNLFPMSVYDNVAYGVKIVGWHPKAELDVIVESAIKDADLWDEVKNKLHKSALDLSGGQQQRLCIARALAVKPQIILMDEPCFALDHTASMKVESLIQSLRFRSELTMVIISHNLQQVTRLSDFTAFFHGNENRIGEMVEFGTTQKIFTNPIDYRTREYIFDNLN from the coding sequence ATGACTCAACTAATTCCAGCTATCAAAGTCAAAAATCTCAGTTTTTTTTACAATACCAAAAAGATATTTGAAAATATATCAATGGATATTTACCAGAGCAAAGTAACTGCTATTATTGGCCCTAGTGGTTGCGGAAAGTCTACTTTTATTAAATGTCTCAATCGCATGATTGAATTAGAACCAAAAGCGCAAATCGAGGGGAGGGTAGAATTTTTTAATCAAAATATTTATGAGCGTCGTGTTAACTTAAATCGCCTACGCCGCCAAATTAGCATGGTACTCCCCAAGCCGAATCTTTTTCCGATGAGCGTTTACGATAATGTGGCTTATGGAGTTAAAATAGTCGGGTGGCATCCGAAAGCAGAATTAGACGTGATTGTTGAATCTGCTATTAAAGATGCTGATCTTTGGGATGAAGTAAAAAATAAATTGCACAAGTCGGCTTTAGACCTTTCTGGCGGTCAACAACAGCGACTCTGCATTGCTCGTGCTTTAGCAGTCAAGCCACAAATTATTCTCATGGATGAGCCTTGTTTTGCTCTTGATCATACTGCTAGCATGAAAGTTGAAAGTTTAATCCAAAGTTTGCGTTTTCGTTCAGAATTGACAATGGTCATTATTAGTCACAACTTGCAGCAAGTTACAAGATTATCTGATTTCACAGCTTTTTTTCATGGTAATGAAAATCGGATTGGTGAAATGGTTGAATTTGGAACTACACAAAAAATCTTTACTAACCCTATTGATTATCGTACCCGCGAATATATTTTTGACAATCTTAATTAA
- a CDS encoding NYN domain-containing protein has protein sequence MSNDEQTVQVSENNKSSFSPPAIAILLLDAENLQLNAKMEKFLTTVSSYPLQVKIAFANWSKMGKRDVELHQRGYELIHVPVGKDNADGKMIALGSSVHERYNHAKEVIVCSSDKVMTNLCNQLQQNGLIVYQAMKKEEVLIVLNSSTGKPITQFPKATPEIPTIEIFLQQIKQLIQAEQKQNKIYWVKLSALSKIFKDKYNFTISQVVSQHLPGKRARDIFINYPAEFAVHQVDTSSEIYITLFQINQSPLINEKEDASLSSNNQSPLLSRINSPADLEKALKDILQELTIKSPTSYIDISPLGVEFSHRYGKPITEQIKSLKLNGNFLKFLQSCKSFNLKQTGKAWQITLR, from the coding sequence ATGTCAAATGACGAACAGACTGTACAAGTATCGGAAAATAATAAAAGCTCTTTTTCTCCTCCAGCGATCGCTATTCTACTGCTAGATGCAGAAAATTTACAACTCAACGCTAAAATGGAGAAGTTTTTAACCACAGTTTCTAGCTATCCCCTGCAAGTTAAGATTGCCTTTGCTAATTGGTCTAAAATGGGTAAACGAGATGTAGAATTACATCAGCGTGGATACGAATTGATTCACGTTCCTGTCGGTAAAGATAATGCTGATGGTAAAATGATCGCCTTGGGTTCGTCAGTTCATGAACGTTACAACCATGCTAAAGAAGTTATAGTTTGTTCGTCAGATAAAGTGATGACCAATCTGTGCAACCAGCTTCAGCAAAATGGATTAATAGTTTATCAGGCTATGAAGAAAGAAGAAGTCCTGATAGTATTGAATAGCTCTACAGGAAAACCCATCACACAATTTCCCAAAGCTACTCCTGAGATTCCCACAATTGAAATTTTTCTTCAGCAAATTAAACAGTTAATCCAAGCAGAGCAAAAACAAAATAAAATTTATTGGGTTAAACTTTCCGCTCTTTCTAAGATTTTTAAAGATAAATATAATTTTACTATCAGTCAAGTAGTTTCTCAGCATTTACCTGGTAAAAGAGCGAGGGATATTTTTATTAACTATCCGGCTGAATTTGCGGTTCACCAAGTCGATACATCATCTGAAATATACATAACACTATTTCAAATTAATCAGTCGCCACTTATAAATGAGAAGGAAGATGCTTCATTAAGTAGTAATAATCAGTCTCCTTTATTATCTAGGATTAATTCCCCAGCAGATTTGGAAAAAGCACTCAAGGATATTCTTCAAGAGTTAACTATCAAATCTCCTACCAGCTACATTGATATTAGCCCATTGGGTGTGGAATTTAGTCACCGCTATGGTAAACCTATAACAGAACAAATCAAATCTTTAAAGTTGAATGGTAATTTTCTTAAATTTTTACAGTCGTGTAAATCTTTTAACCTGAAACAAACAGGGAAAGCATGGCAAATTACTTTACGTTAA
- the hppD gene encoding 4-hydroxyphenylpyruvate dioxygenase — protein sequence MKIDHVHFYVEDAKVWRDWFVHHLGFTAVDSRIGSVHTCTEVVSNGIVRFLLSSALLPTSPVAEFLRQHPPGVADVAFALEDVEGAIALAQTHGATVIQPIQSQAFGDVSRKCGKIAAWGGLSHTLISRSGDDAPQTTDYTFTGIDHIVVNVAVGELESAVAWYAKILDFQPQQSFKIQTDRSALYSQVMVSRNGSVQLPINEPASPNSQIQEFLDVNRGPGIQHIALGTPNLISAIAQFRARGLSLLSVPQSYYSQIKQRPGFPLSMLELEAIAQQEILVDWKEDAQDAVLLQIFTQPIFRQPTFFFEFIERRYQAKGFGEGNFRALFQAIESEQIKRGTLR from the coding sequence ATGAAAATTGATCACGTTCATTTCTATGTTGAAGATGCCAAAGTCTGGCGGGATTGGTTTGTACACCACCTGGGGTTTACAGCAGTAGACAGTCGCATCGGTTCGGTTCACACTTGTACGGAAGTAGTGAGCAACGGTATTGTTCGCTTTTTGCTGTCTTCAGCTTTATTACCTACGAGTCCAGTGGCTGAGTTTCTGCGCCAACATCCACCAGGGGTAGCAGATGTGGCTTTTGCTTTGGAAGATGTGGAAGGTGCGATCGCACTCGCTCAAACTCACGGCGCTACTGTCATTCAACCCATTCAGTCACAGGCGTTTGGTGATGTCTCTCGCAAGTGTGGTAAAATAGCCGCTTGGGGTGGGTTGTCTCATACGTTAATTTCCAGATCAGGGGATGATGCACCACAAACAACAGATTATACTTTTACTGGTATAGATCACATAGTGGTGAATGTGGCTGTGGGTGAATTAGAGTCTGCTGTTGCTTGGTACGCAAAAATTCTCGATTTTCAACCCCAGCAAAGTTTTAAAATTCAAACCGACCGTTCTGCTTTATATAGCCAAGTTATGGTTTCCCGTAACGGTAGCGTACAATTACCGATTAATGAACCAGCTTCGCCCAATTCCCAAATTCAAGAGTTTCTGGATGTGAATCGGGGGCCAGGAATTCAACACATCGCTTTGGGGACACCTAATCTTATCAGTGCGATCGCTCAATTTCGCGCCCGTGGTTTATCTTTACTCTCGGTTCCCCAAAGCTACTACTCACAGATTAAACAGCGCCCAGGATTCCCTTTATCAATGCTAGAACTTGAGGCGATCGCCCAGCAAGAAATTTTGGTGGACTGGAAAGAAGATGCTCAAGATGCAGTATTACTACAAATCTTTACTCAGCCCATTTTTCGACAACCGACTTTTTTCTTTGAGTTTATTGAGCGCCGTTACCAGGCTAAAGGTTTTGGGGAAGGTAATTTTCGCGCTTTATTTCAGGCCATTGAAAGTGAACAAATCAAACGCGGTACGTTGCGATAA
- a CDS encoding HAD family hydrolase yields MLRLITDFDGPIIDVSERYYRVYQYCLQKIRYPEQSVQQLTKAEFWQFKRSRVPERQIALNSGLDATQAQEFAQLRRQTVHTDTYFEYDRLIPGAVEGLLKIQQAGIDLAVMTMRRVRELDYAFQKYDLGSFFPENRCYCLKNDYVKTSDIQDKPLLMERALAELPPASDTWMVGDTEADIAAAKKYGIKVMAVESGIRDRTQLEIYQPDLIVQDLSTVVKLILESQSVKIG; encoded by the coding sequence ATGCTAAGATTAATTACTGACTTCGACGGCCCGATTATTGATGTATCTGAACGGTATTACCGTGTTTATCAATATTGTTTGCAGAAAATCCGCTATCCCGAACAATCTGTGCAACAACTTACCAAAGCCGAATTTTGGCAATTCAAGCGATCGCGCGTCCCTGAAAGACAAATTGCCTTAAACTCTGGTTTGGATGCTACCCAAGCACAAGAATTTGCCCAGTTGCGCCGACAAACAGTACACACAGACACTTATTTTGAGTATGACCGCCTCATACCAGGTGCTGTAGAGGGACTGTTAAAAATTCAACAGGCTGGAATTGATTTGGCTGTGATGACAATGCGTCGAGTCAGGGAACTAGATTATGCCTTTCAAAAATACGACTTAGGCAGTTTTTTTCCAGAAAATCGCTGTTATTGCCTGAAAAACGACTATGTTAAAACGAGTGACATTCAAGATAAGCCTTTGTTGATGGAACGGGCTTTAGCAGAACTTCCCCCTGCATCCGATACTTGGATGGTTGGGGATACTGAAGCTGATATTGCTGCTGCGAAAAAATACGGTATTAAGGTGATGGCTGTGGAGTCTGGGATTCGTGATCGCACTCAATTAGAAATTTACCAACCCGACTTAATTGTTCAGGATTTGAGTACAGTTGTCAAACTTATTCTCGAATCTCAGTCAGTAAAAATTGGCTAA
- a CDS encoding CPP1-like family protein, with the protein MSDQNPYEKLGVSEDASFDEIQDARNRQLEQYNGDAKSLELIEVAYDAILMDRLRMRQEGKIKVPERIRFPELRVQLPAKDSPTPREQSPAWLQRMLDQPSPTDILLPGAWYLGLSAISVFTQAAGDQILQLALVVGIGISIYFLKRKEGKFGRAVLLTLIGLIVGLIVGGLLASWLLPQINLVQFTSEQFSTVFTFILLWLISSFLR; encoded by the coding sequence ATGAGCGATCAAAATCCCTACGAGAAACTTGGGGTATCAGAAGATGCTAGCTTCGATGAAATTCAGGATGCTCGTAATCGCCAATTGGAGCAATACAATGGCGATGCCAAGAGTCTAGAACTCATTGAAGTAGCTTACGATGCGATTTTAATGGATCGCCTACGGATGCGCCAGGAAGGTAAAATTAAAGTACCTGAACGGATCAGGTTTCCCGAATTGCGAGTGCAATTACCTGCAAAAGACAGTCCCACCCCTCGCGAGCAGTCGCCTGCATGGCTGCAAAGAATGCTCGATCAACCCTCGCCTACAGATATACTGTTACCTGGCGCGTGGTATTTGGGTTTAAGTGCCATTAGTGTATTTACTCAAGCGGCCGGCGATCAGATTTTACAGTTGGCTTTAGTAGTAGGTATAGGAATCAGTATTTACTTCCTCAAACGTAAGGAAGGGAAGTTTGGTAGAGCAGTTTTATTGACGCTGATTGGTTTAATTGTTGGTTTAATTGTCGGAGGGCTACTTGCTAGCTGGCTGTTGCCGCAAATAAACTTGGTTCAGTTCACATCTGAGCAGTTCTCTACAGTATTCACATTTATATTGTTGTGGCTCATTAGCAGTTTTCTACGTTAA
- a CDS encoding GuaB3 family IMP dehydrogenase-related protein produces MEIQLGRGKTARRAYGIDEIALVPGSRTLDPSLADTKWTIGNIEREIPIIASAMDGVVDVKMAVKLSQLGALGVINLEGIQTRYADPEPILDRIASVGKSEFVSLMQELYAEPIKPELIEKRIQEIKQQGGIAAVSATPAAASKYGEVVAKAGADLFFVQATVVSTAHLSPDSIVTLDLAEFCRSMPIPVALGNCVTYEVTLNLLKAGAAAVLVGIGPGAACTSRGVLGVGIPQATAIADCAAARDDYYQETGNYIPIIADGGLITGGDICKCIACGADGVMIGSPFARAAEAPGRGYHWGMATPSPVLPRGTRISVGTTGSLEQILIGPAGLDDGTHNLVGALKTSMGTLGAKNIKEMQKVEVVIAPSLLTEGKVYQKAQQLGMGK; encoded by the coding sequence GTGGAAATTCAACTTGGGCGGGGAAAAACAGCTCGTAGAGCTTATGGAATTGATGAAATTGCTCTAGTCCCTGGTAGCAGAACACTCGATCCGAGTCTGGCAGATACAAAGTGGACTATTGGCAATATTGAGCGAGAAATCCCCATAATTGCCAGTGCAATGGATGGCGTGGTTGATGTGAAGATGGCTGTCAAACTTTCACAGTTAGGAGCATTAGGAGTCATCAACTTAGAAGGTATTCAAACTCGCTATGCTGACCCAGAGCCAATTTTAGATCGGATTGCCTCTGTAGGGAAAAGTGAATTTGTTTCCTTAATGCAAGAACTCTATGCTGAACCCATAAAGCCGGAATTAATTGAAAAACGTATTCAGGAAATTAAACAACAAGGTGGTATAGCGGCGGTGAGTGCTACCCCAGCCGCAGCCAGTAAATATGGTGAGGTAGTGGCAAAAGCTGGGGCAGATTTGTTTTTTGTGCAGGCTACGGTAGTCTCTACGGCACATTTATCGCCAGATTCGATAGTTACCCTAGATTTGGCGGAGTTTTGCCGTTCTATGCCCATTCCCGTGGCGTTGGGGAACTGCGTTACCTATGAAGTCACGTTGAATTTGTTGAAAGCTGGAGCGGCGGCGGTATTAGTGGGAATTGGCCCTGGTGCGGCTTGTACTTCTCGTGGCGTTTTGGGTGTGGGTATACCCCAAGCAACAGCGATCGCAGATTGTGCCGCCGCCAGAGATGATTATTATCAGGAAACTGGTAACTACATTCCCATCATTGCCGATGGCGGTTTAATTACCGGTGGCGACATTTGTAAATGCATCGCCTGCGGTGCCGATGGAGTGATGATTGGTTCTCCCTTTGCTAGAGCCGCCGAAGCTCCAGGCAGGGGCTATCATTGGGGAATGGCAACTCCTAGCCCAGTGCTGCCTCGTGGAACTCGCATTAGCGTTGGTACAACTGGGAGTCTAGAGCAAATACTCATCGGTCCTGCCGGACTGGATGATGGTACTCATAACCTTGTGGGAGCCTTAAAAACTAGCATGGGGACATTAGGAGCCAAAAACATCAAAGAAATGCAGAAAGTTGAAGTTGTAATTGCTCCTTCCCTACTAACTGAAGGTAAAGTATACCAAAAAGCCCAACAATTAGGCATGGGTAAATAA
- a CDS encoding LOG family protein, which produces MTSSASFDTLETLQADIAELFDRLPTLKNRQLIQQALATIVRLAESEIERLDWKILSSALADMERGFQLFYDYRHVRKITIFGSARLSPATPEYQMALEFARTVCQLGFMVMTGGGGGIMQAGNEGAGRDNSFGLNIQLPFEQQANPFIEGDPKLIHFKYFFTRKLFLLKESDAVALFPGGFGTQDEAFECMTLSQTGKFGPVPVVLIDHPGGDYWQSWSEYINQQLVQKGLVSPEDPSLYTVTDNLEVACNAITSFYQVYHSSRYVGEQLVIRLSADLSDAEVEKLNANFSDILVKGKIAKSQALPQENQDETAELPRLVLYFNQRDLGRLYQMIALINQMGTPSIEEKAHPERK; this is translated from the coding sequence ATGACCTCATCTGCGTCGTTTGACACATTAGAGACTCTTCAGGCGGATATCGCTGAACTATTTGATCGTTTACCAACCTTAAAAAATCGGCAACTGATTCAGCAGGCATTGGCTACTATAGTGCGTCTAGCTGAGAGTGAAATTGAACGCCTTGATTGGAAAATCTTGTCCTCTGCCTTAGCAGATATGGAGCGAGGTTTCCAGCTATTTTATGATTATCGACACGTCCGCAAAATAACTATCTTTGGTTCGGCGCGTTTATCACCAGCAACACCAGAGTATCAGATGGCCCTTGAGTTTGCTCGCACTGTTTGTCAGTTAGGATTCATGGTGATGACAGGCGGCGGCGGCGGTATCATGCAGGCTGGAAACGAAGGCGCTGGGCGAGATAATTCTTTTGGCTTAAATATTCAGTTACCCTTTGAGCAGCAAGCGAACCCATTTATTGAGGGTGATCCTAAGCTGATTCATTTTAAATATTTTTTCACCCGCAAACTGTTTCTCCTCAAAGAAAGTGATGCTGTGGCCTTATTTCCGGGAGGTTTTGGCACTCAAGATGAAGCTTTTGAGTGTATGACCTTAAGCCAGACGGGTAAATTTGGCCCTGTTCCTGTAGTTTTAATTGATCATCCAGGTGGCGATTATTGGCAGTCTTGGAGCGAATATATTAATCAACAATTGGTGCAAAAAGGTCTGGTGAGTCCGGAAGACCCCAGCCTTTATACAGTGACAGATAACCTGGAAGTAGCTTGTAATGCGATTACCAGTTTTTACCAAGTTTATCACTCTAGCCGCTACGTAGGTGAGCAATTGGTGATTCGTCTGTCAGCCGATTTATCAGATGCTGAGGTAGAAAAGTTAAATGCTAACTTTAGCGATATCCTGGTGAAAGGAAAAATTGCCAAAAGTCAGGCTTTACCTCAAGAAAACCAAGATGAAACAGCAGAACTACCACGCTTGGTGTTGTACTTTAACCAACGTGATTTAGGTCGTTTGTATCAAATGATTGCATTAATTAACCAGATGGGTACTCCCTCTATTGAAGAAAAGGCACATCCAGAAAGGAAGTGA